CCATAAACCCGAAACCGCGCCGCTTGGCGTTTGATCGCGCCACTAGGATCGCGAAACAAGTCGGGGTCAACTTGAGGCGCACCCAACACTTCGGGGCCATAAAAAAATTCATTTGGGCTATTTCCGACGCGAGCAAAGCCAACCGGAGGATAAATCGCAACGCTGACAATCTCAGCACAAGCCATAATCAAATCTCCTTAATAAACCATTCAAACATTTTTTAAAGGCTAAGTTAAATCGTGACGAGGTTGGCGTGGCTCCACAAGCGGAATGCCATTACGTTGGCGGCGCAACTCTGCCGAAGCTTGATAGACCACTTTGCGAGCTTCACTAATACTGCCGACTGGAGCGTGTTCGGGCAGTGCATGCCATGGGTTGAAGGCCAGATTTTCAACGTAAGCGGCTTGACCAGGCGCATCAATATCTTGTTGGGGCAGGGTTAGGGTTGCCACATGCAGCGGCGGCGCTAGCTCGGTTGACCATTCGACGGTTGCAGCATCCAACGGCATCAGCTTAGGATTGGTGCGCAGTTGAATGCTAAAGTGCAGATCAATCGGGCCGGCCAACAAGCGACTATGCAGATCATCGTGCAAAAAGTTGGGGTTGAGCTGTGGGTTGCTCGGCGGTTGCGGATTGAGCGATTCAAGCGCCAAGTGATATTTGACGTAACGGCCTTGACCAAAAGCATAGGGCAGACCGCTCCAATAAACTGCATCGAAGACACTAGCCAAATTTTGCTGCATCAGATCAAGAATTTTGCGGGTTTTGGGGTGTTTGGCGAGATAGGCATCATAGCCATCACCTACCAAGCCTTCGTAGGTAAATTCGCACATATCCTTGGCGGTATCGACAAAAAAGACTGGATAATTTTGCAAGACCAAATCGTGAGTTAATGCATCTTCTTCACCAGTTAATAATTTACGACCGTGTACCCCAAATAGCTTGATCCCTACACCCAAGGTTGTGCCAAGATCGCTGGCAAACGGCACGGTATCGCTGGAAAAGCGCAGCCAAGCCGCAAGCTGATCGTAAGCCAACAAGCCAACTCGTAGCTCGGCTGGCAAATCGGGGCGAACCCACCAAGTCGCTTTGGCCCCACCGTGCGGCTTAAGAAACACCGCCCGTCGAACCGGATCTTGTCCGGCGTTAATCCGCGTGCCCATAGTTTTGTTGACAAATAGCTGGCGTAGTTGGGTGATGGGATCAGCACATGGACAATCGTGAGCATGATCTGAACTCATACAAGCTCCTCATTGCAGCGTGATCGATGAGGGCAGCCAATTTTAAGAATATTCCCTCACCCCCACCCCTCTCCCACTGCGGCGGGAGAAGGACAACTGGCGGGATAGTTCCCCCTCGCCTCGCTTGCGGGAGCGGGGCCAGGGAGTGAGGGATGGAGATTATTGTCAATCCAATAAACTATTTCGCCTAGCAATTGACTGCTTAGTTAATTAACGTAAGAAGGGCTGGTTAATTAGACTATTTGGACACTCAAGTTGGGGAATTTGTTGAAACTTGTTGTCGTAGAGGCTGCGGCGCAGTTGTTCGCCCAGGTTGGCATAGCTAATTTGGGGATTTTCGCTGAGGATATTTTTCAAAAAGAAGGTCATTGCACCATGGTAGGTTCCGCCAAAATTGGCATCGGCGGCAACTTGCTCGGCCTTACAAGCAGAAATCAAAACCGTATTTTCGTGCTGTGGGCGTTGACCAAAGCTCTGTTTTTGCAACGAACTGACTAAATCGCCTGCAAACTTGGCAATTTCGGTTGGGTCGGCGCTCCGTTGTTGCAGATCAAGAATTTGCTGCGCCACACTATCAACCTGTTGCTGTTGATAGGCCTGCTTTTTGGCACGAATTTCGTCAAAAACTGCTTTGGCGGGAGTTAAGGTGCGATACCGAATATCGGCAAATGGATCTTTGCTGATCGTGCCCGAATGACAACAATCCATCAATAAAATCAGCCGCGTTGTGCCCAAAAAACCTTGGTACAGCTCAGCCAAATGGTCATCGGTAAGCAGGCCAGCGCTAGGATAATCGATCGGAGCAAGACATTCATCAGCACCATCGGGTTCATCACCATTTTGATCAGGCTGCTGCACCCCATGGCCAGCATAATGAAAAATCCGAATTTCCGGCTGACCATCGTTGAGCGGTTCGGCGAGCCAGCGCAAATTATCGATAATCGCTTGGCGCGTAGCAGCAGCATCGGTGATCAAACGCAGCTGATCATCGGCAGCAGCATGCTGGGCTTTAAACAACTCACGAACTGCACTTACATCGTTAACACAGCCCTTGAGTGGCCGCTCGCTATAACTATTGATTCCCACAAATAAGCCACGAATACCCATAGTGCAAACTCCTCAGCGCTAATTTTTTTGGGATGATTGCAGCGTGGCTATACAGTAGTAGAGCGTTATAGCCCTGTCAAGAGCAAAACCAGCGCATGCAAAACCAGCATAATCAGGTACAATAGGCGCAGATGGGGGCAAAGAACTAGTTGTTCTTTGCTCCCCTTTTGCGAACAATGGAGGACAAACGGCGTGAGCGCAGAGCAACGACCAATTGTGATTGGGGTCGCTGGCGGAACTGGATCAGGCAAAACTACCGTTTCTCAGGCGATTCTTAGTCGCGTCGGGCCATCACGAATTGCATTTTTACAGCACGATTCCTATTATCGTGATTTTGCTGAGCTTTCGTTTGAAGAACGCTTGCGAGTCAATTTCGATCATCCTAATTCACTCGATAGCAATTTGCTGGCGCAACATATCGAAGCCTTATGCAATGGTGAGACGATTGAGGTACCAATTTATGATTTTACCCACTATAGCCGTCGGCCTGAGGTGATGCATGTGCAACCGCGTCCGGTTATTTTGGTCGAAGGCATTTTGATTTTTGCCGAAGCGGTGTTGCGCCAATGCATGGATGTAAAAATTTATGTTGATGCTGATGCTGATTTGCGCTTTATTCGCCGCCTCAAACGCGATATTGCCGAACGTGGCCGCTCAATCGAATCGGTGATCGAGCAATATACCAACACCGTGCGCCCGATGCACCTTGAATTTGTCGAGCCAACCAAGCGCTATGCCGACATTATTATTCCACGCGGTGGCTTAAATGCGATTGCGATCGATATGGTGATTGCCCGCGTTGAGTATTTGTTGGCCGAGAGCGAGAAAGTTAAGGATGAAGGATGAATTATGAGGGATGAAGAACAGAGAGCATAGAATATCAATGGAAATCGGGATTGGTTTTTAACGCAGCGGTGCAGAGAAATTAATGGCTATTAGTTATTGATCCACGAAGAGCACGAAGGGTAAAACCACGAAGGACGCGAAGAGCGCGAAGGGTGCTTAACCCACAGCCTACAGCCCTGATCCCTAACACCTGGCCCCTCATCATTCTCTGTGCCGCTGCCTCCTGAATCTTGCCCCTAGGCTCAATCGTCATCATCAAGCGGGCGTTCTGGCGACAAGCTATCAACAAATGCTTGGAATGAAGGGCTACAATACGACACATTGTAATACAGATCGCCCTCATCTTCGGACTCTAGCTCAAATTCATGATCCCAAAAATAGACCTTGCCTCGCTGCTCACCACGAATTCCCAAGCAAATCACATTACCACCAGGATCGCAAGCAATTGGCAGAAGTTCAAGTGGAATTCGTGTTTCATACGCGGTGTATGTTCTAATCGTATCTCGAATTTCATAGTATTCTGAGGCTGGATCAAGGGTAAGAAAGAAGTGGATCATACTTTCATCATCAGGCAACAATAAGGGGCTTCCGGTTTTGAAAACGGTTAGCTCAGGTTGGCCACCATTATGTTCAAGCAAAAATGACCGATAATCTTCTGGCAATCGACAGCCCAACTCTTGCTCAAAAGCCGCCACTTCGGCCTCATTAGTTGGAGTAAAGCCATCAACAATTGTTATGTTCATCACATCTCCTCAAAATTAAAACATGCCAGCCAATAAATATTGATCCACGAAGAGCACGAAGGGTAAAACCACGAAGGACGCGAAGAGCGCGAAGGGTGCTTAACCCACAGCCTACAGCCCTGATCCCTAACACCTGGCCCCTCATCATTCTCTGCGCCGCTGCATTAAATTCTGAATCCTGAACCCTATAATCTCTGCGCTATCTAGGCTCAGCTTTTTGACTTTTGACTTTTGACTTTTGACTTGCTCTCCGTTCCCGTTTGCCGCGCTCCAAATGCTGCTTGATCAACCCTTCAACTGCGCTACGATCAGCGCTGATTTGAGCTTGAATTGCACGGCGAGTTGCGAGGGTTTGCTTGAAATTGCGGCCATGCCAGATCCAAACATTCAGCATTGCCAGATTACGCTGGCGCAAACTGACAACCGCTGTTTTGGCTAGCATACGCAAGCTATAGCTCAATACCGCCGACCATGGCCGCAGCTTCAGGTAACAATACAAACCGTTTTTGCTGCTCTCGACCAGCCAACGTTGGCCGCCGCCGCTACCACCGCGCTCGTGCACCACCAACGCCTCAAAATCTTCGAGCACCTGCCAACCCAACAACCATGCCCGCCAGCATAATTCAGTATCTTCCCAATACAAGAAAATAGCTGGATCAAAACCGCCAATCGCTTGCCAAGCGCTGCGCCGAAACAACATCGCACAGCCTGGCACCGCCGCCGTGATCGCTACACCTTGGCGGGTGGGCGGCGCTTGATTAGGATACAAGGTGGTTGGGCAAATAATCGCCGCTTGGGGATTGGCTGCTAGATGTTGGCGCAATAGGGTCAACCAATTGGGAGTGATTTGTACATCGGGATTGAAAAATAAAAAATATTCGCCAGTTGCCGCCACCATGCCTTGATTGCATGCCGCACCAAAGCCATGATTATGTTGATTGTCAATCAGCTGAACCTGCGGATACTGCTGACGCACCAACTCGGCAGATCCATCGCTTGAAGCATTATCAACTACAATTAATTGATAATTGTCGTCGTTGGTGGTGGCGAGGCTGGCAAAACAAGCGGGCAATAGTTCGGCGCTGTTATAGCTCACGATGATGATCGAAATTTGACCTGGAATCATGCGGGTTTCTCAAATAAACGGCGATAGACTGCCGCAGTTTGGCTAGCAATCTGGCCCCAATCGAGCGCTTGAACTGTTTGGAGCGCGTTTTTGCGCAAGGCTTGTGGGTTGGGATGGGCGGAGGCTCGTTGCAAAGCGACAGATAAGCTAGCCGAATTATTGACCTCAAACAAAAAGCCATTCTCGCCATCGCGAATCAATTCGCGTACTGGCGGCAAATCAGGGGCGATCACTGGCGTGGCATACGAAAGTGCGGCCAGCAACATACCTGAGGTCAAGGTTTTGCGATAAGGTAACACCACCACATCCGCTGCTGCAAACCAAGCAGGCAAGAGGGCATCGGCAATGAACTGGGGCCGTAGCGTGATGCTAGGGTCGGTTGCATGTTGCTGCAAGTGTTCAGCATAGCGTGGATCTTTGGCTGCACCCACAATCAGCAAGCGGCCAAGCTCGGCAGACCAAGCCTCAAGCAACAATTCCACACCTTTGTAGGGACGCAATGTGCCAAGATTGAGTGCAACAAAGCCTTTGGGTACTAATTGCAAATGCTCACGCGCTGCTGCTTGTTCCAAGGGTTCGCCATAAATCCCAATATACGAGCCATGGGCAATCACGTTGGTTTTAGCGGCAACTCGATAGCGTTGATCAAGCAGTTGAGCGGCGGCCTGCGAATGCACAATAATTTGATCAGCCGCCTGCGCCATAGCTTGATAACAACGCTGTGCCCATTGCGGGTAGCATAATTCATGTGGTTCTAAGTTGTGAGCCGTCCAAACCAATCTTGCCCCACGCCAACCTAGCAAGCGCAATAGCGCAATAAAGCTCATGCTGCGCAATGCGGTTGCCGCTTGGCTAGGCTGCTGGGTCAGTTCATCGAAAAAATGCCAATGCAATACTCGTTGATCGCCATGCAATAAGCCATGATGTAAGGTTTGAGCAAATGGCAGCCGCACAATCGGCACATCAGGCCATGCGCCAAATGGCGCATACAACAAATCAAGATATGGGTTAGTCGCCAATAAACGCGGAATCGGATAGATCGTGATACTCATAGTTTTGCGTTGGCCGCCAAGCGCGACCAACGCCCTACAAAATAATTCTATGGTGTGGGAATTCCACGATAGCTGTTGGTTCCGCCGCCAGTCGTGAAATACAACGTGCCATTAATCTCGCCAATAATGCCCGAATAACGGGTTGCTGGCAAGTTATTGGGCATTTGTGCCCAAGTATTCGTAGCCGGATCATACACATAAATCGTGTTATGTCTGGTTCCGTTGGTGGTTTGGCCCGCAAAGACGAAAATTTTACCGCCAAGCGCCAAGGTCGAATGGCTAATATGGTTCAAGGCCAACGGAATATCGGCCATTTGTTCCCATATATTTGTGGCAGGATCGTAGCGATGCACATCGTTATCGACAGTTAAGCTACCATCGTGGCCATGCTGGCCGCCAATATAGTAGAGTTTGCCATCAAGCACGACCCCACCAGCATGTTGACGTGGATTGGGCAACTCGGCATAGGTTAGTTGGTTAGTTTGGGTCACCCAGCCTGTCGCCAAATCATTCAAATCGAGCACAAAATGCGTGCCAACATCAACCTGTTTGTAATAGGTTCCGCCAACATAATGCAATTTACGATCAAGATAATAAAGCTGGCCCGCCGCCCGTTGGATTGGAAT
This genomic interval from Herpetosiphon gulosus contains the following:
- a CDS encoding glycosyltransferase family 4 protein, producing MSITIYPIPRLLATNPYLDLLYAPFGAWPDVPIVRLPFAQTLHHGLLHGDQRVLHWHFFDELTQQPSQAATALRSMSFIALLRLLGWRGARLVWTAHNLEPHELCYPQWAQRCYQAMAQAADQIIVHSQAAAQLLDQRYRVAAKTNVIAHGSYIGIYGEPLEQAAAREHLQLVPKGFVALNLGTLRPYKGVELLLEAWSAELGRLLIVGAAKDPRYAEHLQQHATDPSITLRPQFIADALLPAWFAAADVVVLPYRKTLTSGMLLAALSYATPVIAPDLPPVRELIRDGENGFLFEVNNSASLSVALQRASAHPNPQALRKNALQTVQALDWGQIASQTAAVYRRLFEKPA
- a CDS encoding SMI1/KNR4 family protein, whose protein sequence is MNITIVDGFTPTNEAEVAAFEQELGCRLPEDYRSFLLEHNGGQPELTVFKTGSPLLLPDDESMIHFFLTLDPASEYYEIRDTIRTYTAYETRIPLELLPIACDPGGNVICLGIRGEQRGKVYFWDHEFELESEDEGDLYYNVSYCSPSFQAFVDSLSPERPLDDDD
- a CDS encoding glycosyltransferase family 2 protein, translated to MIPGQISIIIVSYNSAELLPACFASLATTNDDNYQLIVVDNASSDGSAELVRQQYPQVQLIDNQHNHGFGAACNQGMVAATGEYFLFFNPDVQITPNWLTLLRQHLAANPQAAIICPTTLYPNQAPPTRQGVAITAAVPGCAMLFRRSAWQAIGGFDPAIFLYWEDTELCWRAWLLGWQVLEDFEALVVHERGGSGGGQRWLVESSKNGLYCYLKLRPWSAVLSYSLRMLAKTAVVSLRQRNLAMLNVWIWHGRNFKQTLATRRAIQAQISADRSAVEGLIKQHLERGKRERRASQKSKVKSQKAEPR
- a CDS encoding caspase family protein, encoding MGIRGLFVGINSYSERPLKGCVNDVSAVRELFKAQHAAADDQLRLITDAAATRQAIIDNLRWLAEPLNDGQPEIRIFHYAGHGVQQPDQNGDEPDGADECLAPIDYPSAGLLTDDHLAELYQGFLGTTRLILLMDCCHSGTISKDPFADIRYRTLTPAKAVFDEIRAKKQAYQQQQVDSVAQQILDLQQRSADPTEIAKFAGDLVSSLQKQSFGQRPQHENTVLISACKAEQVAADANFGGTYHGAMTFFLKNILSENPQISYANLGEQLRRSLYDNKFQQIPQLECPNSLINQPFLR
- a CDS encoding catalase family protein, producing the protein MSSDHAHDCPCADPITQLRQLFVNKTMGTRINAGQDPVRRAVFLKPHGGAKATWWVRPDLPAELRVGLLAYDQLAAWLRFSSDTVPFASDLGTTLGVGIKLFGVHGRKLLTGEEDALTHDLVLQNYPVFFVDTAKDMCEFTYEGLVGDGYDAYLAKHPKTRKILDLMQQNLASVFDAVYWSGLPYAFGQGRYVKYHLALESLNPQPPSNPQLNPNFLHDDLHSRLLAGPIDLHFSIQLRTNPKLMPLDAATVEWSTELAPPLHVATLTLPQQDIDAPGQAAYVENLAFNPWHALPEHAPVGSISEARKVVYQASAELRRQRNGIPLVEPRQPRHDLT
- the udk gene encoding uridine kinase yields the protein MSAEQRPIVIGVAGGTGSGKTTVSQAILSRVGPSRIAFLQHDSYYRDFAELSFEERLRVNFDHPNSLDSNLLAQHIEALCNGETIEVPIYDFTHYSRRPEVMHVQPRPVILVEGILIFAEAVLRQCMDVKIYVDADADLRFIRRLKRDIAERGRSIESVIEQYTNTVRPMHLEFVEPTKRYADIIIPRGGLNAIAIDMVIARVEYLLAESEKVKDEG